A genomic stretch from Alteribacter keqinensis includes:
- a CDS encoding Gfo/Idh/MocA family protein, with product MVKIVLVGTGTMGGVHAGAYSKMDDVTIAGIVDKDEKALDAMVRAYNSKGFTSVEELIESGLEFDLIDICLPTPLHSRVAKLAADAGKSIICEKPLARTVEEARELVDYCEEKDVKLFVGHVVRFFHEYSYVKKRVEEGAVGKPCIARTFRGGAFPQGRENWYADPENSGGLVLDMIIHDFDFLRWCFGEVERVTARGLLEYVEKGLDYALATIVFKNGVMAHVEGSWAHEGFSTALEIAGEDGVLELPNSRNASVELEQRKVSLSEGGVMVPKSPVVDDPYYLELKHFIECWKTGEIPLVTADDACEALKIAHAVLESIKTKEPVTLS from the coding sequence TTGGTTAAAATTGTATTAGTAGGTACTGGAACAATGGGCGGTGTACACGCAGGTGCATATTCAAAGATGGATGATGTGACGATTGCCGGTATCGTAGATAAAGATGAAAAAGCCCTGGATGCAATGGTGAGAGCGTATAACTCAAAAGGGTTTACCAGTGTGGAGGAGCTTATTGAAAGCGGACTTGAATTTGACTTGATTGATATTTGTCTGCCGACTCCGCTGCACTCAAGAGTAGCGAAGCTTGCAGCGGATGCCGGGAAATCGATTATATGCGAAAAACCACTGGCGCGGACAGTAGAAGAAGCACGGGAACTGGTCGACTACTGTGAAGAAAAAGACGTTAAGCTTTTTGTTGGCCATGTGGTCCGCTTTTTCCACGAGTACTCATACGTTAAAAAGCGTGTTGAAGAAGGGGCGGTCGGAAAACCTTGTATTGCCCGCACATTCCGCGGTGGAGCGTTCCCTCAGGGACGTGAAAACTGGTATGCAGATCCGGAAAACAGCGGAGGGCTTGTTCTCGATATGATTATCCATGACTTTGACTTTTTAAGGTGGTGTTTTGGCGAAGTAGAGCGTGTCACTGCCAGAGGCCTTCTTGAATATGTGGAAAAAGGACTTGACTATGCGCTGGCAACGATCGTCTTTAAAAATGGTGTGATGGCCCATGTGGAAGGGAGCTGGGCTCACGAAGGCTTTTCGACGGCTCTGGAAATAGCCGGTGAAGATGGTGTTCTAGAACTTCCGAACAGCCGTAATGCTTCGGTTGAACTGGAACAACGGAAGGTAAGCCTTTCTGAAGGAGGAGTGATGGTACCGAAAAGTCCGGTTGTGGACGATCCATACTATCTGGAACTGAAGCATTTTATTGAATGCTGGAAAACCGGTGAAATACCTCTGGTTAC
- a CDS encoding carbohydrate ABC transporter permease: METVTSQRQEKSSKRHGGLRKLFSLEKSPLLYLLPMILFMLIMIGYPISRVIYLSFTQNILTRPDLGVEFIGLSNYWTLMTSAEFWNTVARTVGWTSLSVGGKVLIGFGIALLLSKPIGFKKVYMFLLMVPWVTPMVVAAVSFRWMFDGQFGTVNYLLLTVGIIQENIIWLGQAATAFIATAIADMWLGLPFMILVFMAGLQAIPEEVKEAARMDGANGMQLLGKVILPMMKPVVLVAVTLSTIWTFNSFGVIWPMTRGGPLESTRTLVVDAYVRSFGAFDLGMGGAVAVVIFIFLMIFTYMYKRLLMKQGEM; encoded by the coding sequence GTGGAAACAGTGACGTCCCAAAGGCAGGAAAAGAGCTCGAAACGACATGGCGGTTTAAGGAAACTTTTTTCACTGGAGAAATCGCCTTTACTTTACTTACTGCCAATGATCCTCTTTATGCTTATCATGATCGGCTATCCGATTAGCCGTGTCATTTATCTCTCATTTACACAAAACATTCTGACCCGGCCGGATTTGGGCGTGGAGTTTATCGGTCTGTCAAACTACTGGACGCTCATGACTTCCGCTGAATTTTGGAACACAGTAGCGAGAACTGTCGGCTGGACGAGCTTATCCGTTGGTGGAAAAGTCCTCATCGGGTTCGGTATTGCCCTGCTCCTCAGTAAGCCGATTGGGTTTAAGAAAGTATATATGTTCCTGTTAATGGTTCCTTGGGTGACACCGATGGTTGTTGCTGCGGTATCCTTCCGGTGGATGTTTGACGGTCAGTTCGGTACCGTAAACTACCTCTTGCTGACGGTCGGGATCATTCAGGAAAACATCATCTGGCTCGGCCAGGCTGCAACAGCATTTATCGCCACGGCTATAGCAGATATGTGGCTCGGACTGCCGTTTATGATTCTTGTCTTTATGGCAGGATTACAGGCGATTCCTGAAGAGGTAAAAGAGGCAGCCCGAATGGACGGAGCCAATGGGATGCAGCTTCTCGGCAAAGTCATTTTACCGATGATGAAGCCGGTCGTTCTGGTTGCGGTCACGCTTTCGACGATCTGGACGTTCAATTCCTTCGGTGTTATCTGGCCGATGACCCGTGGGGGCCCGCTTGAGAGTACAAGAACCCTGGTGGTAGATGCTTACGTACGTTCCTTTGGTGCTTTTGATTTAGGTATGGGTGGGGCTGTAGCTGTTGTTATTTTCATCTTCTTAATGATCTTTACGTATATGTACAAGCGATTGTTAATGAAACAAGGAGAAATGTAA
- a CDS encoding carbohydrate ABC transporter permease produces MSGQKSKWLKRGAVHGALITFFLILMAPVIVAFSTSLETFQGAMSWPPSLIKENPQWINYAEVWSGRYNFSGPFFNSLIIGASTVVLTILLAFPAAYAIAKFTFIGRGWLLFIVLMTQMFSPVVLIVGLYQQIQAYQLLNTLTGIVITNCAFTIPLSVWLLHGFLKNIPEELEEAAFVDGCSRVKGIIRIVIPLSAPGIAMAAIYSYIWSWNDLLIPLIYITDSSLRPVSLALTDFAGQNTIYWHEMMAASIIATVPIAIMFAFVQKYFVQGFTAGAIKG; encoded by the coding sequence ATGTCAGGCCAAAAGTCTAAATGGTTAAAAAGAGGTGCAGTTCATGGTGCGTTGATCACCTTTTTTCTTATCCTGATGGCGCCAGTCATTGTTGCTTTCTCCACATCCCTTGAAACATTCCAAGGGGCAATGTCGTGGCCGCCGAGCCTGATTAAAGAGAACCCTCAGTGGATCAACTATGCTGAGGTGTGGAGTGGAAGATATAACTTTAGCGGTCCGTTTTTTAACAGCTTAATTATCGGTGCATCGACGGTTGTTCTGACGATTTTACTCGCATTTCCTGCGGCTTACGCCATTGCCAAATTTACGTTTATCGGCCGGGGATGGCTTTTGTTTATCGTTCTCATGACCCAGATGTTTTCGCCGGTTGTTCTGATTGTCGGACTGTACCAGCAGATTCAGGCATATCAGCTGCTTAATACTTTAACAGGGATTGTGATTACAAACTGTGCCTTTACAATACCGTTGTCGGTGTGGCTGCTTCACGGGTTTTTAAAAAACATTCCCGAAGAGCTGGAGGAAGCGGCATTTGTGGACGGCTGTTCACGTGTGAAGGGAATCATTCGTATTGTAATCCCGTTATCGGCACCGGGAATTGCCATGGCTGCGATCTATTCGTACATATGGAGCTGGAATGACTTGCTGATTCCACTTATTTATATTACGGATTCATCGTTACGCCCCGTAAGTCTGGCGTTAACGGATTTCGCGGGTCAGAATACAATCTACTGGCATGAAATGATGGCAGCAAGTATTATTGCCACCGTTCCGATTGCCATCATGTTTGCCTTTGTGCAAAAGTACTTTGTCCAAGGGTTTACTGCAGGAGCCATAAAAGGCTAA